The Methylacidimicrobium sp. B4 genome contains a region encoding:
- the argC gene encoding N-acetyl-gamma-glutamyl-phosphate reductase, with product MGSCRVAVVGAAGYAGEELVRLLSRHPGITLSLLTSRMHQGERANEVISGLPDSAGELVFEEPEVRRLCEADVIFLALPHGAAAEYVIPLREKGRIVVDLSADFRLRNPRHYETDYGWAHPAPALLSGAVYALPELHREEIRRADLLAVPGCYPTSVLLGLYPALTADWLREEDIVANSLSGTSGAGRRPEVALLFSEMSENARPYGVPRHRHVAEMEQELDRLAGRKVGLAFIPHLIPLARGMLSTIVCPLRAGIGAEEAHAHYASLYQGDAFVHVLPLGTLPAVRDVVRTNRADIAVQCDEAGARLLVFCAIDNLGKGAAGQAVQGMNLRLGLPEEEGLLR from the coding sequence ATGGGTTCGTGCCGAGTCGCCGTAGTTGGTGCGGCCGGGTATGCGGGGGAGGAGCTCGTACGGCTGCTGTCCCGCCATCCAGGGATTACTCTCTCGCTCTTGACCTCCCGAATGCATCAGGGAGAGCGGGCGAACGAGGTGATTTCCGGGCTTCCCGACTCGGCCGGGGAACTCGTGTTCGAGGAGCCGGAGGTTCGTCGCCTGTGCGAGGCCGACGTGATCTTCTTGGCCCTGCCGCATGGGGCTGCTGCGGAATATGTCATTCCGCTTCGGGAAAAGGGCAGGATCGTCGTCGACCTGAGCGCGGATTTCCGGTTGCGCAATCCGCGCCACTACGAGACGGACTACGGTTGGGCTCACCCTGCGCCCGCACTCCTTTCCGGGGCGGTTTACGCTTTACCGGAGCTCCATCGGGAGGAGATCCGGCGGGCGGATCTGCTCGCGGTGCCGGGCTGTTATCCGACGAGCGTCCTCCTGGGCCTCTACCCCGCGCTCACCGCCGATTGGCTGCGCGAGGAGGACATCGTGGCGAACTCCCTTAGCGGCACATCGGGGGCGGGCAGGCGGCCGGAAGTGGCGCTTCTCTTCAGCGAAATGAGCGAAAATGCCCGCCCTTATGGGGTCCCACGGCACCGCCATGTGGCCGAAATGGAACAGGAGCTCGATCGATTGGCGGGCAGGAAGGTCGGACTTGCCTTCATCCCACACCTGATTCCGCTCGCCCGCGGCATGCTTTCGACCATCGTCTGTCCGTTGCGAGCCGGAATCGGAGCCGAGGAGGCCCATGCGCATTATGCTTCCCTCTATCAGGGTGATGCGTTCGTTCACGTGTTGCCTCTGGGGACGCTTCCCGCCGTCCGAGATGTCGTTCGGACCAATCGTGCGGATATCGCCGTGCAATGCGATGAGGCTGGAGCCCGGCTGCTCGTGTTTTGCGCCATCGATAATCTCGGGAAAGGGGCTGCCGGACAGGCGGTGCAAGGGATGAATCTCCGGCTCGGGCTTCCCGAGGAAGAGGGGCTCTTGCGGTGA
- the argJ gene encoding bifunctional glutamate N-acetyltransferase/amino-acid acetyltransferase ArgJ, translating to MKEDIAPVEGGGVTTPRGFLASGVACGIKAGGEKDLSLICSERAGHVVGLFTENRVPAAPVVLSRRHAALGNGRAVVINSGNANACTGPAGMANATEMVNRVAAGIGCPPEEVFVCSTGRIGIPLPMAKVRKGIDLALGRLSPQGGKDAALGILTTDTYPKTMGLRVSLGEQELFLGGMAKGAGMIDPRLATMLCVVTTDADVSDEAFTLAARRSVAESFNRISIDGDCSTNDTVLVFANGLARNRTLTPESGEFRLFQSALSLLMGRLARMIVEDGEGISKVVEVLVQGAADEEDAERAARAVAHSLLVKCSWYGEDPNWGRILAAIGYSGASVDGNRVDIFYNGVQAVAAGTRARTSARLVQEAVRLPQFTILIDLGIGSGHCRLLTSDLTERYVRLNKGE from the coding sequence GTGAAGGAAGACATTGCGCCGGTGGAAGGGGGGGGCGTAACGACACCCAGAGGGTTTCTCGCCTCGGGAGTGGCCTGTGGAATCAAGGCTGGCGGGGAGAAGGATCTGTCGCTGATCTGCTCCGAGCGGGCCGGGCACGTCGTCGGGCTCTTCACCGAGAACCGGGTTCCGGCGGCACCCGTGGTGCTCTCGCGGCGTCATGCGGCGCTGGGGAATGGGCGCGCCGTCGTCATCAACTCCGGGAATGCGAATGCTTGCACCGGTCCCGCGGGGATGGCCAACGCGACCGAGATGGTCAATCGGGTAGCTGCCGGAATCGGCTGTCCCCCCGAGGAGGTCTTCGTCTGCTCGACGGGACGCATCGGGATCCCCTTGCCGATGGCGAAGGTCCGCAAGGGTATCGATCTGGCGCTCGGTCGGTTGAGCCCGCAAGGCGGGAAGGATGCGGCCCTGGGAATTCTCACGACCGACACCTATCCCAAGACGATGGGGCTCCGAGTCAGCTTGGGAGAGCAGGAACTCTTCCTGGGCGGGATGGCCAAGGGTGCGGGGATGATCGATCCTCGTCTAGCGACGATGCTCTGCGTCGTTACGACCGATGCGGACGTCTCGGACGAGGCCTTCACCCTTGCCGCGCGTCGGTCGGTGGCCGAGAGCTTCAATCGGATCAGCATCGACGGGGATTGCTCGACCAACGACACCGTGCTGGTATTCGCCAACGGCTTGGCGCGCAATCGTACCTTGACGCCGGAGAGCGGAGAGTTTCGCCTGTTCCAATCAGCCCTTTCGCTGCTGATGGGCCGATTGGCCCGCATGATCGTAGAGGACGGCGAAGGAATCTCCAAGGTGGTCGAGGTTCTGGTTCAGGGAGCTGCCGATGAAGAGGACGCGGAACGAGCGGCGCGCGCGGTGGCTCATTCGCTTCTCGTCAAATGTTCGTGGTATGGCGAAGATCCCAATTGGGGCCGAATCCTCGCCGCCATTGGCTATTCGGGGGCGTCGGTGGACGGGAATCGCGTGGACATCTTCTACAACGGAGTGCAGGCCGTGGCGGCCGGCACGCGCGCTCGCACGTCGGCACGGCTTGTGCAGGAGGCCGTGCGTTTGCCGCAATTTACGATTCTCATCGATCTGGGGATCGGTTCCGGCCATTGTCGGCTCCTGACCTCCGATCTGACCGAACGGTACGTTCGTCTCAACAAAGGGGAATAG
- the argB gene encoding acetylglutamate kinase: MTPADKAKIFLEALPYVQRFRDACFVVKYGGAAMDDTELVRHTLRDVVLLEAVGIHVVLIHGGGPAIGRALKEAGISSSFVDGLRITDAATLRVIERVLSGEVGPAIVEILEGLGGRAQQVLGQGVFEVKPLAATASLAGKGSLGFVGEPTSIDGQAIQALLAERVIPVVSPIGRGEDGQLYNINADIAAGCLAGALRAEKLVYLTDVNGVLRDPQDPKSTISVLTPKDVSVLQDRGVLQGGMLPKVQSALSALRAGVGKVHLLDGRIPHALLLEVFTDSGVGTELVL, from the coding sequence ATGACACCCGCGGACAAAGCCAAAATTTTTCTGGAAGCGCTCCCCTACGTGCAGCGCTTTCGCGACGCCTGCTTTGTCGTCAAATATGGCGGGGCGGCCATGGACGATACCGAGCTCGTGCGCCATACCCTTCGCGATGTGGTTCTTCTGGAGGCGGTGGGGATTCACGTGGTCCTGATTCATGGCGGGGGCCCTGCGATCGGTCGGGCGTTGAAGGAAGCGGGCATTTCCTCGTCGTTCGTCGACGGCCTGCGGATCACGGATGCAGCGACCCTGCGGGTGATCGAACGGGTGCTTTCGGGAGAGGTCGGCCCCGCAATCGTAGAGATTCTCGAGGGCCTGGGCGGGCGGGCGCAACAAGTTCTCGGTCAAGGGGTGTTTGAGGTCAAGCCCCTTGCGGCGACTGCCTCCTTGGCCGGCAAGGGGTCCTTGGGATTCGTAGGCGAGCCGACTTCCATCGATGGGCAAGCCATTCAAGCGCTTCTGGCGGAACGCGTCATTCCGGTCGTCTCTCCGATCGGACGAGGCGAGGATGGGCAGCTGTACAACATCAACGCCGACATTGCGGCCGGCTGCCTGGCGGGAGCCTTGCGGGCCGAAAAGCTGGTCTACCTGACCGATGTCAACGGCGTGCTTCGGGACCCGCAAGATCCAAAATCGACGATCTCGGTGTTGACCCCCAAGGACGTGTCCGTCCTCCAGGACCGTGGAGTCCTGCAAGGAGGGATGTTGCCCAAGGTCCAGTCGGCCTTGTCGGCCCTCCGGGCCGGAGTCGGCAAAGTCCACCTCCTGGATGGACGAATCCCCCATGCCCTTCTTCTGGAAGTATTCACCGATTCCGGGGTTGGCACGGAACTGGTCCTGTGA
- a CDS encoding aspartate aminotransferase family protein codes for MTDRRSSPGTAEILEGYRQYVVPSYARFPVAFVRGKGSYVWDAEDRRYLDFCCGIAVNVLGHASPVIAQALEEAAGRLIHCSNLYYHPMGAELAETLVRWIGAGKVFFSNSGAEANECLFKLARRFGEPRGAFEILTAQGSFHGRTLAAMAATGQDKVRRGFGPPIPGFRHVPFLDLAEMERAIGPATAAILVEPIQGEGGVRAATRPYLQGLREICDRHGLLLFFDEVQTGVFRSGRFLAFQRLMEGCEEEVGFLPDGIAMAKGLAGGFPIGATWIRDPYADLLGPGSHASTFGGSPLACTVACAVLHHLEKEELGRQIREKGERLSLELQAAASPDRGWIESISGVGGLLGVHVRRDARSLAHELLAQGLLVAPAGERVVRLLPPLNVASEEISEAIAILRAANEREATP; via the coding sequence ATGACCGACCGCCGATCCAGTCCGGGTACCGCGGAGATCCTGGAGGGCTATCGCCAGTATGTCGTCCCTTCTTACGCCCGTTTCCCCGTGGCCTTCGTGCGGGGAAAGGGCTCCTACGTTTGGGACGCGGAAGATCGTCGCTATCTCGACTTTTGCTGCGGGATCGCGGTGAACGTTTTGGGCCATGCGAGCCCCGTCATCGCCCAGGCGCTGGAAGAGGCGGCAGGGCGGTTGATTCATTGCTCGAATCTCTACTATCACCCGATGGGAGCGGAGCTCGCGGAAACCCTCGTGCGCTGGATCGGAGCGGGAAAGGTGTTTTTCTCGAACAGCGGTGCGGAAGCCAATGAGTGCCTGTTCAAGCTCGCCAGGCGTTTCGGCGAACCGCGCGGCGCCTTCGAAATTTTGACGGCGCAGGGCTCCTTCCACGGGCGGACGTTGGCGGCCATGGCGGCGACTGGACAGGACAAGGTCAGGCGCGGATTCGGCCCGCCGATTCCGGGCTTTCGGCACGTTCCCTTCCTCGACCTGGCGGAGATGGAGCGGGCAATCGGGCCGGCGACGGCGGCCATTCTCGTAGAGCCGATCCAGGGGGAAGGCGGGGTTCGTGCCGCGACCCGGCCGTATCTGCAAGGCTTACGTGAGATCTGTGATCGGCATGGTCTTCTCCTGTTTTTCGATGAGGTGCAAACGGGCGTCTTCCGCTCCGGGCGCTTCTTGGCCTTTCAGCGGCTCATGGAGGGCTGCGAGGAGGAGGTGGGTTTCCTGCCGGACGGGATTGCGATGGCAAAGGGACTGGCGGGAGGGTTTCCCATCGGGGCGACCTGGATTCGCGATCCGTATGCGGATCTGCTAGGCCCGGGCTCCCACGCGTCGACTTTCGGCGGATCGCCGCTGGCGTGCACGGTGGCCTGCGCCGTTCTCCATCATTTGGAAAAAGAGGAACTCGGCAGGCAGATCCGGGAAAAGGGCGAACGGCTCAGTCTCGAGCTGCAGGCAGCGGCTTCTCCGGATCGGGGATGGATCGAATCGATTTCCGGAGTCGGGGGGCTTTTGGGGGTGCACGTTCGGCGGGATGCGCGTTCCCTCGCCCATGAGTTGTTGGCTCAGGGGCTGCTGGTCGCACCCGCGGGAGAACGCGTGGTCCGGCTGCTTCCCCCGCTCAACGTAGCTTCGGAAGAAATCTCGGAGGCAATTGCGATCCTCCGCGCAGCGAATGAAAGGGAGGCCACCCCTTGA
- the argF gene encoding ornithine carbamoyltransferase, translating into MASSLPPRHLLSVTDISEAAAHAVFEKVKLQKRSLGKSGSDDLPLRGQVWALLFRKPSTRTRVSFELAVRQLGGSALFLSATELQLSRGEPMEDTARVLGRMVQGAVIRTFAQEEVAAFARSSGIPTVNALTDQEHPCQVLADIFTFEEKRGPLAGKTVAFLGDASCNVARSWALAAPIFRFHLRLGAPRAFFCDVENPWIVQTESSEEAVRGADLLYTDVWISMGREEEGVLRERAFSPYQLNRQLVERANPEALVLHCLPAYRGKEIDGELFEERAQDIFDQAENRLHVQKGLLRWLVNG; encoded by the coding sequence ATGGCATCATCCCTTCCTCCCCGTCATCTCCTTTCTGTTACCGACATCAGCGAGGCCGCAGCCCATGCTGTTTTCGAAAAAGTGAAGCTCCAGAAGAGGAGCCTGGGGAAGAGCGGCAGTGACGATCTGCCGTTGCGGGGGCAAGTATGGGCGCTTCTCTTCCGCAAGCCATCCACTCGCACCCGGGTCTCCTTCGAGCTTGCGGTCCGTCAGCTGGGCGGCTCCGCCCTCTTTCTGAGCGCGACCGAGCTGCAGCTGAGCCGTGGGGAACCCATGGAGGACACGGCGCGCGTCCTGGGTCGGATGGTCCAGGGTGCAGTGATCCGGACATTTGCTCAGGAGGAGGTTGCGGCATTCGCCCGTTCCAGCGGCATCCCCACGGTGAACGCGCTGACCGATCAGGAGCATCCCTGCCAGGTATTGGCGGATATCTTCACCTTTGAGGAAAAGCGCGGTCCGCTCGCGGGCAAAACAGTCGCCTTCCTGGGAGATGCTTCCTGCAATGTGGCAAGATCGTGGGCGCTGGCTGCACCAATCTTCCGCTTTCATCTGCGATTGGGTGCCCCTCGTGCGTTCTTCTGCGACGTGGAAAATCCGTGGATCGTGCAAACCGAATCTTCCGAAGAGGCGGTCCGCGGAGCAGATCTCCTCTACACCGATGTGTGGATCTCCATGGGAAGGGAAGAAGAAGGCGTTCTCCGGGAAAGGGCCTTTTCCCCGTATCAGCTCAATCGCCAGCTCGTCGAGCGGGCGAATCCCGAGGCGTTGGTGCTCCACTGCTTGCCGGCCTACCGGGGCAAGGAGATCGATGGAGAGCTGTTTGAGGAGAGGGCCCAGGACATTTTCGACCAAGCGGAAAATCGCCTTCACGTCCAAAAGGGCCTCCTTCGCTGGCTCGTGAACGGGTAG
- a CDS encoding riboflavin synthase, whose amino-acid sequence MFTGIVEALGRVQEQPMPDRPLLWIDGGALAETLRPGDSLAVNGCCLTVTERKATSLRFDTLEETRRRTNVGRLEKGDLVNLERSVAVGSRIDGHFVTGHVDGLSRLLEIRNPGAEHELWFERGKEWETLIVPKGSIALDGISLTVGVVREDRFSVWITPFTWQATNLPGKRQGDLLNLEVDILARYVAAQIGKPLPERA is encoded by the coding sequence ATGTTCACGGGCATCGTGGAAGCGCTAGGGAGGGTGCAAGAGCAGCCCATGCCGGATCGTCCCCTCCTCTGGATTGACGGAGGGGCGCTCGCGGAAACCCTTCGGCCGGGAGACAGCTTGGCCGTCAACGGCTGTTGTCTCACGGTTACGGAAAGGAAAGCGACCTCACTCCGGTTCGACACTCTCGAAGAAACCCGGAGACGAACCAACGTCGGCCGCCTCGAGAAGGGCGATCTCGTGAACCTGGAGCGCTCCGTCGCCGTCGGATCCCGTATCGACGGCCACTTCGTTACCGGGCACGTGGATGGGCTCTCACGGCTCTTGGAGATTCGAAACCCGGGGGCCGAGCATGAACTCTGGTTCGAACGCGGCAAGGAATGGGAGACGCTGATCGTTCCGAAGGGGAGCATCGCCCTCGATGGCATCAGCCTGACGGTCGGCGTCGTCCGGGAAGACCGGTTCTCGGTCTGGATCACCCCCTTCACCTGGCAGGCAACCAATCTTCCGGGTAAGCGGCAGGGCGATCTGCTCAACCTTGAGGTGGATATCCTCGCCCGCTACGTGGCCGCCCAGATTGGCAAACCTCTCCCCGAGCGCGCCTGA
- a CDS encoding SDR family NAD(P)-dependent oxidoreductase — translation MEGSQRKKVALVTGAGRGLGAALARRLGHEGWSVAVHYHASVEGAQELVQHLIAEGGDAEPFRADLRRQAEAERLLQEVEKRFGGLRLLINNSGIYPPVGLLETREEDWQLGWQTTATAMLFTTLAALPLLRASGAGRIVNIGDSACDRLGAREMALSYHIGKIGVYLLSRSFAREEARHGLTVNVVSPGYLEESVNLPPPSKIPAGRFGTDEDLWQAIQFLIDEGSSYVTGSHIIVSGGWNLR, via the coding sequence ATGGAAGGATCGCAACGCAAAAAGGTGGCGCTTGTGACCGGAGCCGGACGCGGCCTCGGGGCGGCTCTGGCTCGCAGACTGGGCCATGAGGGCTGGTCGGTCGCCGTGCACTACCACGCAAGCGTGGAGGGCGCTCAGGAGCTCGTCCAGCACCTGATAGCGGAGGGCGGAGATGCCGAGCCGTTCCGAGCGGATCTGCGACGTCAAGCCGAAGCCGAACGCCTCTTGCAGGAGGTGGAGAAGCGTTTCGGCGGTTTGCGGCTCCTGATTAACAACTCGGGCATCTACCCGCCGGTCGGCCTCCTCGAGACTCGTGAGGAGGACTGGCAGCTCGGGTGGCAGACAACGGCGACAGCGATGCTTTTCACGACCCTGGCGGCCCTGCCCCTGCTTCGAGCTTCCGGTGCGGGAAGAATCGTGAACATCGGCGACTCGGCCTGTGACCGGCTCGGCGCACGGGAGATGGCGCTGAGCTATCACATTGGAAAGATCGGTGTCTACCTCCTCTCCCGCTCCTTTGCCCGGGAAGAGGCCCGCCACGGCCTTACCGTGAATGTCGTCTCTCCCGGCTACCTCGAGGAGAGCGTCAACCTTCCCCCGCCCTCCAAGATCCCGGCGGGCCGTTTCGGCACCGACGAGGATCTATGGCAAGCCATCCAGTTCCTCATTGATGAAGGAAGCAGCTACGTCACCGGTTCTCACATCATCGTCAGCGGCGGGTGGAACCTCCGATAG
- a CDS encoding L-histidine N(alpha)-methyltransferase — protein MKNGFTKIEVAESHLPSAWLDAKRASLEKGEIAPPFHYATARQANLWMALFHRYSPFSAQEGKALYLRMARDASTLLAETPAQLVSLGCGTAEKDLLLYGALRARSWRPDWICVDGSLSLLLEAGRVSRSDGEGARLILADVFLPALFDRLGRPEGRPRLVTAFGLIPNVSPELFLQGLRAQLLPCDRLLLGANLAPVATESTQAYRESAERILPQYANRSTELWLTELLRDWGLRERVEGYAMGAVERDGWIRYEATVRWKRSGKVPLEDGSSLPVRAGSILRLFSSYRFTREGIGRLLRTNGFESLSYWTVPSGEEGVWLVAPSSSGTGRMG, from the coding sequence ATGAAAAACGGGTTCACCAAGATCGAGGTTGCCGAGTCGCATCTGCCCTCGGCGTGGCTGGATGCCAAGCGCGCCTCCCTCGAAAAGGGGGAGATTGCCCCACCCTTCCACTACGCGACGGCCAGGCAAGCCAATCTCTGGATGGCCCTCTTCCACCGCTACTCTCCCTTTTCTGCGCAAGAGGGGAAGGCGCTCTACCTCCGCATGGCTCGGGATGCGTCGACTCTCCTCGCGGAAACACCCGCCCAACTGGTTTCTCTGGGTTGCGGGACCGCGGAAAAGGATCTGCTCCTGTACGGGGCGCTTCGCGCTCGATCCTGGAGACCGGATTGGATCTGCGTCGATGGCAGTCTCTCCCTGCTGCTCGAGGCGGGACGCGTGAGTCGATCCGACGGAGAAGGGGCCCGACTCATTTTAGCGGATGTCTTCCTCCCGGCTCTTTTCGATCGGCTGGGACGGCCGGAGGGAAGGCCGCGCCTGGTGACCGCGTTTGGCTTGATTCCGAATGTCTCTCCCGAGCTCTTTTTGCAAGGGCTGCGGGCCCAGCTCCTCCCTTGCGATCGACTTCTCTTGGGCGCGAATCTCGCTCCGGTTGCGACGGAGAGCACCCAAGCCTATCGGGAGTCGGCCGAGCGAATCCTGCCGCAATATGCGAACCGCTCGACCGAGCTCTGGTTGACGGAGCTCCTGCGGGATTGGGGCCTGCGCGAGCGGGTCGAGGGCTATGCCATGGGCGCGGTCGAACGGGATGGATGGATCCGGTATGAGGCGACGGTCCGATGGAAGAGAAGCGGGAAGGTGCCACTCGAAGATGGTTCTTCGCTGCCCGTTCGGGCGGGGTCGATCCTTCGGCTCTTTTCGAGCTACCGCTTCACCCGGGAAGGAATCGGCCGGCTTCTCCGGACGAATGGATTCGAGTCTCTCTCCTACTGGACGGTTCCCTCGGGCGAGGAGGGAGTCTGGTTGGTAGCCCCTTCCTCCTCTGGAACGGGGCGGATGGGATAG
- a CDS encoding ComEC/Rec2 family competence protein, whose protein sequence is MREHRLAESSLSPSVSRPRLFVRAPLLVPALVFATGCACGSSSTSLFLPGLAMTAFLGALWVRFRRRGSSLLPFLGTVLFLGVAAASFHLGWRPVDDLRRLPQAKFRAECRWQGTIQSVPVEKEREGASATTAILAIRRVWISGTWRPASGRVLLEVRSAPAGAIVLSQSLCVRGSLRRPGEPRNPGDPDWRKILSVRHIAYRLRASWSEVQPLDTGSWLGREIAAARRWASRLLRTGIEGDPEAAALLAGMIYGQTGGLPAKTEEEFRLAGAYHIFAVSGQNVGAVLAVGLALFEAGRVSRWRWGWALLPVVISYALLSGGSASVGRAALLSSLVLIAWLLRRPIHLLNLWGLSLLLFLTLDPLSVGDVSLQLSFGVVLALLLLSAPLSRWMAAPFRPDPLIPRILLPRTARVMEGLGAGSAFLLAPSLAASLGAFPFEVIHFHFVSLVGPLANLLVVPLAELAVTAGTLSLCFGSLWSTLSALLNNANWLFARSLLATVAFASHLPAAGIATADPSTLLSRSSRLHLLFPAIPLGSACLIRSEGRVFLVHGGESRVCLTKVEPIRRFYGWNWLDGELRGEGESWVAAPRRPWGSGRPLVPFEQLCPTASLCLQPIFDAAQREEWSDASSVLLIVAERLPLLALALTSPSGGATPQATMNLFIRPTKESPTERLCLALKPGGAWLGNPRSRNQPGSVRRLGDSAIEVRLGLDQIDFRPYRGEPISYPIRPVPEEEGATNQTPSSPEGTVQ, encoded by the coding sequence ATGCGGGAACACCGGCTCGCCGAATCTTCGCTCTCTCCCTCCGTAAGCCGCCCCAGGCTCTTCGTTCGAGCCCCCCTCCTCGTTCCCGCCCTCGTCTTCGCCACGGGTTGCGCCTGCGGTTCCAGCTCAACCAGCCTTTTCCTGCCCGGCCTCGCGATGACCGCCTTCCTGGGCGCCCTTTGGGTTCGCTTCCGTCGGAGAGGAAGTTCCCTCCTCCCCTTCCTCGGCACCGTCCTCTTCCTGGGCGTCGCTGCTGCCTCGTTCCATCTGGGATGGAGACCCGTCGACGATCTTCGTCGTCTCCCCCAGGCGAAGTTCAGAGCGGAGTGCCGCTGGCAAGGGACGATCCAGAGCGTGCCCGTCGAAAAGGAGCGGGAAGGGGCATCGGCCACGACGGCGATCCTCGCCATTCGCCGCGTATGGATCTCCGGAACCTGGAGGCCCGCCTCCGGACGAGTACTCCTCGAGGTCCGTTCCGCTCCCGCCGGTGCGATCGTCCTCTCGCAGAGCCTCTGCGTTCGGGGAAGCCTGAGACGACCCGGCGAACCGCGCAATCCAGGAGACCCCGATTGGCGCAAGATCCTCTCGGTCCGCCACATTGCTTACCGCCTGAGGGCTTCTTGGAGCGAGGTCCAGCCGCTCGATACCGGTAGCTGGCTCGGGCGGGAAATCGCGGCGGCAAGGCGGTGGGCCTCCCGGCTCTTGCGGACCGGCATCGAAGGGGATCCCGAAGCCGCGGCCCTGCTTGCCGGCATGATCTACGGCCAAACGGGCGGCTTGCCCGCGAAAACCGAGGAAGAATTTCGGCTGGCCGGCGCCTATCACATCTTCGCGGTCAGCGGACAAAATGTCGGCGCGGTCCTCGCCGTAGGCCTCGCTTTGTTCGAGGCAGGAAGAGTCTCCCGATGGAGATGGGGTTGGGCGCTCTTGCCTGTCGTCATTTCCTACGCGCTTCTTTCCGGCGGCTCCGCCAGCGTGGGGAGGGCGGCCCTCCTCTCCTCCCTCGTCCTGATTGCCTGGCTGCTGCGCCGCCCGATCCATCTCCTCAACCTTTGGGGGCTCTCTCTCCTCCTCTTCCTCACCCTCGATCCGCTTTCCGTCGGAGACGTCAGCCTCCAACTCTCCTTTGGCGTCGTCTTGGCGCTCCTCTTGCTAAGCGCTCCGCTCTCGCGATGGATGGCGGCTCCATTCCGGCCAGATCCATTGATCCCCCGCATCCTCCTTCCCCGCACCGCCCGGGTCATGGAGGGCCTCGGAGCGGGCTCGGCCTTCCTCCTGGCGCCGTCCCTTGCCGCGTCCTTGGGCGCTTTTCCCTTTGAGGTCATCCATTTCCATTTTGTGAGCCTCGTAGGCCCCCTCGCCAACTTGCTTGTAGTCCCCCTGGCGGAGCTAGCCGTAACCGCGGGAACGCTCTCCCTCTGCTTCGGCAGCCTCTGGTCCACGCTGAGCGCGCTCCTCAACAATGCCAACTGGCTCTTCGCTCGCAGCCTCCTGGCCACCGTGGCCTTCGCTTCGCACCTCCCCGCAGCAGGCATCGCCACCGCGGACCCCAGCACCCTCCTGTCCCGATCTTCGCGCCTCCACCTCCTCTTTCCGGCGATCCCACTCGGCTCGGCCTGCCTGATCCGTTCCGAAGGACGGGTCTTCCTGGTTCATGGAGGCGAGAGCCGAGTTTGCCTCACCAAAGTCGAACCGATCCGCCGCTTCTACGGGTGGAACTGGCTCGATGGGGAGCTGCGAGGAGAGGGGGAGAGCTGGGTGGCCGCCCCGCGGCGGCCGTGGGGGAGCGGGCGGCCCCTCGTGCCCTTCGAGCAACTCTGCCCGACGGCGTCTCTTTGCCTGCAGCCCATCTTCGATGCTGCCCAAAGGGAAGAGTGGAGCGATGCATCCTCGGTACTGCTCATCGTGGCAGAGCGCCTGCCTCTTCTTGCTCTCGCTCTCACCTCGCCCTCCGGCGGAGCGACTCCGCAAGCCACGATGAATCTTTTCATCCGCCCGACGAAGGAGAGCCCCACAGAGCGCCTTTGCCTCGCCTTGAAGCCAGGTGGGGCATGGCTTGGGAACCCGCGCTCGAGGAACCAACCCGGAAGCGTGCGCAGGCTAGGCGACTCGGCCATCGAGGTTCGGCTCGGTCTCGATCAAATCGACTTTCGGCCCTATCGAGGAGAGCCCATCTCCTATCCCATCCGCCCCGTTCCAGAGGAGGAAGGGGCTACCAACCAGACTCCCTCCTCGCCCGAGGGAACCGTCCAGTAG
- a CDS encoding rhodanese-like domain-containing protein codes for MAPRYRLLLDSLRQRIPELSPAQAFHWVREGRGICIDLRHPRQWIAGHLPKAIHWEFGQFPGEIESKLPKGEVPILCYSRVGDRSLLAADWLVQMGFATAHSLAGGWEAWHNAGLPVEAGAFPACRRPDERLAGIAQLPHLIDSIRQFSAGFAPSIAPFVRKEDRAVMEFLCVDPQTMEQIVLAAGSDAEVITQLRRALGPSWPSDHAIREFNIRTLQRRKPPEPAEDP; via the coding sequence ATGGCTCCCCGCTATCGACTCCTCCTCGACTCTCTGCGGCAACGCATCCCGGAGCTCTCCCCAGCGCAAGCCTTCCACTGGGTGCGGGAGGGGAGGGGGATCTGCATCGACCTGCGCCACCCACGCCAATGGATCGCTGGACATCTCCCAAAGGCGATCCACTGGGAGTTCGGCCAGTTTCCCGGAGAAATCGAGTCGAAACTCCCGAAAGGAGAGGTCCCGATCCTCTGCTACAGCCGCGTCGGTGACCGATCCCTCCTCGCCGCGGATTGGCTCGTGCAAATGGGCTTCGCAACCGCTCATTCCCTCGCTGGCGGCTGGGAGGCATGGCACAACGCGGGACTTCCGGTCGAGGCCGGGGCCTTCCCCGCCTGCCGCCGGCCTGACGAGCGTCTGGCAGGGATCGCGCAGCTTCCCCATCTCATCGACTCGATCCGGCAGTTCTCCGCGGGATTCGCCCCCTCCATCGCTCCCTTCGTGCGCAAAGAGGATCGCGCAGTCATGGAGTTTCTCTGCGTTGACCCGCAGACCATGGAGCAGATCGTCCTTGCCGCCGGATCAGACGCGGAAGTCATAACCCAACTGCGGAGAGCGCTCGGCCCCTCATGGCCGAGCGATCACGCGATCCGCGAGTTCAACATTCGGACTCTCCAACGCCGCAAGCCTCCGGAGCCAGCGGAGGATCCGTGA